A portion of the Fulvia fulva chromosome 1, complete sequence genome contains these proteins:
- a CDS encoding Sodium- and chloride-dependent GABA transporter 1: MNLLRKAGSFFAPEAKKSEDSRDQWPSRASFVLASMGGCAGMGNLLRYPSVVFNNYGLQRFIPYLMAILIIAIPVLILEIAIGVAYRGGSVVAYNAMYYRFKGTGLGLLFIGFFIGHYFVIILAWIMTYFRYSFRSPLPWEGNGQAFYMDTVVANPQPIVGSLSPDGSTVLGYTEYPAVGLVGETVGWVAFTWFLVWLCIFRGVGLTSRVVYFTMGIPIFITIVLIGRGVSLPSAVDGIRLYFARWRGETLASGQIWQAACGQVFFSTDVGFGYFTSYASYNTNDSNAVMDSIIICCSNALFDTLAAFAVFGAIGFVGLMPESGVRLGTFTVGFLTLPEAVTEMPGAQFWAAILFLCLMVLGFSSSFAMLDAVVTMIMDAQGAVASLKRPAVVTILVVVSFLLGLPYSTQFGYYLLEGIDRWINDVALIFVVWAEIVSATTIYRWKDVTDQVGMSAFVSYNAAYFGGIILGPAIGHAVSPPAGAGVGFGIFIIGTAIAILIAKTPDAKAARFWGNNAHTSRAWYLAFNSGNQLPRDLNVVVGTGKNWTILWFWTLLMRYISAPILAIVYSFAYPSFYQLRYDPLHIAGFTLAHFVLVIIVLGFIVPRWYAVFVPPSRRDEGKERTTANVSSFLLDSAEVQSQEEGRVSSEEESESEEKKADGVGHDEQVVR; the protein is encoded by the exons ATGAATCTTCTTCGTAAAGCTGGCAGCTTCTTCGCACCGGAAGCAAAGAAGTCAGAAGATAGTCGAGACCAATGGCCCTCCCGAGCCTCATTCGTGCTAGCATCGATGGGAGGCTGTGCAGGCATGGGCAACCTGCTCCGATATCCTTCCGTTGTCTTCAACAATTATGGACTCCAACGGTTTATACCCTACCTGATGGCTATCCTCATCATCGCCATACCAGTCTTGATCCTAGAAATAGCCATCGGAGTAGCATATCGAGGCGGTAGTGTCGTTGCATACAACGCCATGTATTATCGCTTCAAAGGCACTGGACTGGGCTTACTCTTCATCGGCTTCTTCATTGGACATTACTTCGTGATCATTCTGGCATGGATTATGACATACTTTCGATACTCCTTCCGGAGTCCTCTGCCGTGGGAAGGGAATGGGCAGGCCTTCTATATGGACACTGTTGTCGCCAATCCCCAGCCGATTGTTGGCTCTCTCAGTCCTGATGGCAGCACAGTACTCGGCTACACTGAATACCCAGCAGTCGGCCTTGTCGGCGAGACTGTAGGCTGGGTTGCCTTCACTTGGTTCCTGGTCTGGCTCTGCATCTTCCGTGGCGTGGGCCTCACCAGCAGAGTGGTCTACTTCACTATGGGCATACCAATCTTCATCACGATAGTCCTCATCGGTCGCGGAGTGTCGCTACCCAGCGCCGTCGATGGCATTCGCTTATATTTCGCAAGGTGGCGCGGCGAGACATTGGCTAGTGGTCAGATCTGGCAAGCTGCATGCGGGCAGGTCTTCTTCTCGACTGATGTGGGCTTCGGATACTTTACGTCGTACGCCTCATACAACACGAATGACTCCAACGCCGTCATGGACTCGATCATTATCTGTTGCAGCAACGCTCTCTTCGATACCTTGGCCGCGTTCGCAGTCTTCGGGGCGATCGGGTTCGTAGGCTTGATGCCAGAGTCCGGTGTGCGGCTGGGTACATTCACAGTCGGCTTCCTGACACTTCCGGAAGCAGTCACTGAGATGCCTGGTGCTCAATTCTGGGCAGCTATTCTGTTCCTGTGCTTGATGGTTCTGGGCTTCAGCTCATCATTTGCTATGCTGGATGCGGTAGTGACCATGATCATGGACGCTCAGGGTGCTGTTGCGAGTCTCAAGCGACCAGCTGTGGTCACTATACTGGTCGTGGTGTCCTTCTTGCTCGGCCTGCCTTATAGCACTCAATTCGGATACTATCTGCTGGAAGGCATCGATCGCTGGATCAATGATGTCGCGCTGATCTTTGTCGTTTGGGCCGAGATTGTTAGCGCGACCACGATCTATCGCTGGAAAGACGTTACTGATCAGGTTGGGATGTCAGCCTTTGTATCATATAATGCGGCATACTTCGGAGGCATCATCTTGGGACCTGCCATCGGCCACGCTGTCAGTCCGCCTGCCGGCGCTGGTGTAGGATTTGGTATCTTCATCATTGGCACCGCCATCGCCATCTTGATCGCAAAGACACCAGATGCGAAAGCTGCTCGATTCTGGGGCAACAATGCGCATACCAGCCGTGCCTGGTACCTTGCATTCAACTCG GGCAACCAACTTCCCCGCGACCTCAACGTGGTCGTCGGCACGGGCAAGAACTGGACCATCCTATGGTTCTGGACGCTCCTCATGAGATATATATCTGCACCCATCCTCGCCATCGTCTACAGCTTCGCATATCCCTCTTTCTACCAGCTTCGGTACGATCCACTGCACATCGCCGGCTTCACCCTGGCACATTTCGTGCTCGTCATCATCGTTCTGGGGTTCATCGTGCCCAGGTGGTATGCAGTGTTTGTGCCGCCGAGTCGGAGAGATGAAGGCAAGGAGAGGACAACCGCGAATGTTAGCTCTTTCCTGCTTGATTCTGCGGAGGTCCAGAGCCAGGAAGAGGGAAGGGTGTCGTCCGAGGAGGAGAGCGAATCTGAGGAGAAGAAAGCTGATGGTGTAGGCCATGATGAACAAGTTGTGCGTTGA